The following coding sequences are from one Deinococcus sp. JMULE3 window:
- a CDS encoding M15 family metallopeptidase, which yields MTDWKALIAARPSGATAASLIAAYGNPEGPGAGPSPQGGAWFTPSPAWARENLTTIPAEKLPHWPLLGGKAVSGVTVHRLVAAPLIATWAEVNRRGLAGRLRTFNGAAAFRHMGHDRSRPLSVHAFGAAFDVDAAWNAYGVPLAQQQIDRDVVRVFQECGWEWGGLWTDPYEDGMHFQWTDPLPGVRQPAWRDAMARGQGSAPKPTPAPAPAPAPTTGIVVKPTVPGPVVLVPDGAGGWRDVAGQRTTLPGGTVVNATDLTRIWIAER from the coding sequence ATGACCGACTGGAAAGCACTGATCGCCGCGCGACCGAGCGGCGCGACCGCGGCGTCCCTGATCGCGGCCTACGGCAACCCCGAGGGACCCGGCGCTGGTCCCAGTCCGCAGGGCGGCGCGTGGTTCACACCCAGCCCCGCCTGGGCGCGGGAGAACCTCACGACCATCCCTGCCGAGAAGCTCCCCCACTGGCCGCTGCTGGGCGGGAAGGCGGTGAGCGGCGTGACGGTGCACCGCCTGGTGGCTGCGCCGCTGATCGCCACCTGGGCGGAAGTCAACCGGCGCGGGCTGGCCGGGCGGCTGCGGACCTTCAACGGCGCGGCCGCGTTCCGGCACATGGGCCACGACCGCAGCCGGCCCCTGAGCGTGCACGCGTTCGGCGCGGCGTTCGACGTCGACGCGGCCTGGAACGCGTACGGGGTGCCGCTCGCGCAGCAGCAGATCGACCGGGACGTGGTGCGGGTGTTCCAGGAATGCGGCTGGGAGTGGGGCGGCCTGTGGACCGATCCCTACGAGGACGGGATGCACTTCCAGTGGACTGATCCGCTGCCGGGTGTCCGGCAGCCCGCGTGGCGCGACGCGATGGCACGCGGGCAGGGCAGCGCCCCGAAACCCACGCCCGCCCCCGCCCCCGCTCCTGCGCCGACGACGGGGATCGTCGTGAAGCCGACCGTGCCCGGTCCGGTGGTGCTCGTGCCGGACGGCGCGGGGGGCTGGCGCGACGTGGCCGGGCAGCGCACCACCCTGCCGGGCGGCACGGTCGTCAACGCGACCGACCTCACGCGGATCTGGATCGCCGAGCGCTGA
- a CDS encoding abortive infection family protein — MPDNLSMRCRITPAATAGLASIRKWDDLGDLFKIGDIFSDHTRLYRSLHFGDSDYARAISEVLTSVEQRDPALIEGIAEHLQLSTWLKANDPAVHQQLYGSAFGALVGVTTASVNSSFDVTRAITRLEQALTSDPELALGSAKELLESVLKLILQAHGDTNLTDDMPQLLKRVQQYLALDPKVALAPSAAGQDTLKQVLAGVSQIVRGLAELRNLYGTGHGGVGPSPLELRHAHLAVTTAGAAATFLMETHEAQQAGARGALP, encoded by the coding sequence GTGCCGGATAACCTCAGCATGAGGTGCCGGATAACTCCAGCGGCGACTGCCGGATTAGCCAGCATACGCAAATGGGATGACCTCGGCGATCTGTTCAAGATAGGGGACATTTTTTCCGACCACACGCGACTGTACCGAAGTCTGCACTTTGGAGACAGCGACTACGCCCGGGCCATCTCCGAGGTCCTCACCAGTGTCGAGCAGCGTGATCCTGCGCTCATCGAGGGTATAGCCGAACATCTCCAGCTGAGCACGTGGCTGAAAGCTAACGATCCCGCCGTGCATCAGCAGCTCTACGGCAGCGCCTTCGGAGCCCTGGTGGGCGTCACTACTGCCAGCGTGAACAGTAGCTTCGACGTGACGCGCGCCATCACGCGGCTCGAGCAAGCACTCACGAGTGATCCTGAACTGGCCCTTGGTTCCGCGAAAGAATTGTTGGAGTCCGTCTTGAAGCTCATCCTCCAGGCACATGGAGACACGAATCTGACTGACGATATGCCACAGTTGTTGAAGCGCGTTCAGCAGTACCTAGCCCTCGATCCGAAGGTGGCCCTGGCGCCCTCGGCAGCCGGTCAGGACACGCTCAAACAAGTGCTGGCAGGAGTTTCGCAGATCGTCCGAGGCTTAGCTGAGCTTCGCAATCTCTACGGCACTGGTCACGGTGGCGTTGGTCCTTCACCTCTGGAACTCCGACACGCTCATCTGGCGGTGACGACGGCAGGCGCAGCGGCAACCTTCCTCATGGAAACCCACGAGGCTCAGCAGGCTGGCGCTCGCGGAGCTCTCCCATGA